TGGATACGGTAGGAACAGTATACTTCAATGTTGATGAGAAGTATTCTACAGGCAGAAGCATTCACTGGAACCTGAAACAGAGAGTTACGTACTTGGTCCAGATAAGTTAGTCTGCTAGCTTTTTGTTAAACAAGCTTACTGGTTGGTTCTTGAAATGTAGTCTTTTTGCATGGAGGTTTAGAGATAATGCATGGTGTGTAATCTTTTAACAAGTGTTCGATCATTGAGTTCACTTTAAGCCAAAGAATAGCTTCTAACAAACCAAAAAGCAATCCAGAGACAAAACCTGGCTTGTTCGATCCGCAGTTAAAGCTAAAAAGTGAGTGATAGAATCATCTCGAAAGTGACATTGGCTACTTCTCTTGATTGGACTACAGGACATGGAACATAATCCATCGGTGTTAGGAATGAATCTACTGTGAACCAAAGGGAGATTAGcatcctctttttttttcataCAAACAGTAGCAAAATGTTTAATTCTAAAGCAATCGCAATATTTACAGATTTCAACAAAATATAATAGCCTGTGTGTTATTTCAGAATCACGCAAGAATGTTGTTGCAGTCTTGATTGATCACAAGCCACCAATCATTTTTCTTCATCACAAATGCATGATGGTTACAAAGAGATTTCTGATAGACGAATTCAAATGCCTTCTGTCACAGCTTATACAAGTAAGGCTTATTAGGATGCAAGACTTCACACGAGACTTCAAACTCACACCACACGTAAAACGATCAGCAAGCCATAGGCGGAAGATCGCCCTTGCCGGCGCAAGCCGGCTGCAGCGGCGTCTTCCGACACGCCGCGCTGCCGAAGAGCAGGAACCCGAGGGCGTGCCCGGCGACGGCGACGATCAGCACGCCGCCGTTGAACGACATGACCGCGAGCATCACGAGGTAGGCGAGGCCGACGCGCAGCGCGTGTAGCGCCGTCTGGGCGAGACCCGTGGCGATGCGGCCGGCTCCCGGCCTGACGAGGCGGCAGTGGTGGAGCCActcgaggaggaaggagaaggcgAAGACGACGACGAGAGCGAGGGCGTACATGCCGCCCCTGGTGCCGGGCCAGCCCGTGAAGAGGATCTCCGAGTTCTTGCCCCAGAAGAAGGTCATGTGGGTGTAGTGTGTCTCGGCCATGGAGGAGGCGTTCATGCCCGTCTCGCTCATCCCGCCGTGATCCATCTCCGAGTTCCTGTCTTGGGAAGTAAGTATCAGGGTTTGAGGAGAAGCGGAGGAGGAAGGGAAGACTTTGTGCACTCTTGGGAAGACGAGAGAAGAGTACTTTGCATGCGGTACAGATAAAGACCGGGGATTGATAGTACATTGCCGCAAAGAATGGCTACTTTGGTATCATTCTACGTGTGGAAGATTTATGATGTGAAATACTTTGTCGAGTCTTTTCAATACAATTTAGTTCAAGAAAATGGCAAGCTGAAATTTTCTTCGTCAACCAATAAAAACTTATAACATATTTAATAATTTACTTAAACATTCCTAAAGAGATTCAATTAATATCTAGCTAATAGAATATGGTTGTGATAAGAATATGTTGTTAGtatgaaaaattataattatgttattattatgTGAAAATTTTTAATGtcataatcaaaataaaaaataatagattaatatgaagatcgtatatctttcgatgctatttaaaaattatttatctaATTTATAAATATACCGTCGATAAGATCTAAAGGCTGCAACGATATGGGTATGTAAGGATAATTAGACTCATTTTATCCTCTTTTTCTATCTTTCACACGACAGTGATGAAATATGAATTAAGGGAGACTGAGAATAGATTTATTTATGTCCttttataggcaagagcaaatGATTTAGGATGGTAATTAAAAGAATTTCTCCCAAGGTCATTTtttaagaaattttattttaattggaTATTTTTTCTTTGGATCGATAATCATACTTAGAATCCattcaaatatataatatatcttacctaattaa
The window above is part of the Musa acuminata AAA Group cultivar baxijiao chromosome BXJ1-1, Cavendish_Baxijiao_AAA, whole genome shotgun sequence genome. Proteins encoded here:
- the LOC135605473 gene encoding copper transporter 6-like, with amino-acid sequence MDHGGMSETGMNASSMAETHYTHMTFFWGKNSEILFTGWPGTRGGMYALALVVVFAFSFLLEWLHHCRLVRPGAGRIATGLAQTALHALRVGLAYLVMLAVMSFNGGVLIVAVAGHALGFLLFGSAACRKTPLQPACAGKGDLPPMAC